A stretch of Aerococcus christensenii DNA encodes these proteins:
- a CDS encoding NADH-dependent flavin oxidoreductase, whose product MNAQTTQKYQPLFQPIRLPNGIELANRFSLNPLTTNSSSLEGFVSEEDIAYAKRRSHSAPLQVTTAAYIEDYGQLFEYGPSVRDDRFIEGLSKLANAMKQNGAKAILQLTHAGRFAKATLKDYHVVYGPSYMHLQSPVEHDVLPMSERKIKHVVEQYAQATRRAIEAGFDGVEISNAQRLLPQQFFSPFSNKRTDQYGPQTLENRARFGVKATQAIQKMIDACHATHFILGFRGTPEERRGMQVGYTVDEFNDYFDRLLDVADIQYYASASWGHDIYLDKARGGKYKGEYVNRIVKDHLNGRVPLIATGGINTPDKALEALQNADMVGLSSVFVMEPDFVDKLERGEEDQLDLSYRSERLKDLAIPEKAFKDLVEFMDYGGSLPKETRNDLRQLSPQNSISYFKDYH is encoded by the coding sequence ATGAATGCACAAACCACACAAAAATATCAACCCTTGTTCCAACCTATTCGGTTACCCAATGGCATTGAGCTTGCTAATCGCTTCTCCCTCAACCCTCTAACGACAAATTCTTCTAGTCTCGAAGGATTTGTCAGTGAAGAAGATATTGCCTACGCTAAAAGGAGAAGTCACTCTGCCCCTCTCCAAGTCACTACTGCAGCTTACATCGAGGATTATGGTCAACTCTTTGAATATGGCCCAAGTGTCCGTGATGACCGATTTATCGAAGGACTCTCTAAACTGGCTAACGCCATGAAACAAAATGGAGCCAAAGCTATTCTTCAATTAACTCATGCTGGACGTTTCGCAAAAGCTACCTTAAAAGACTATCACGTCGTTTATGGGCCTTCCTACATGCATCTCCAATCTCCAGTGGAGCATGATGTCCTACCTATGAGTGAGCGAAAAATTAAACACGTTGTAGAACAATACGCACAAGCTACCCGACGAGCTATTGAAGCCGGATTTGATGGAGTAGAAATTTCTAATGCCCAACGTTTACTTCCTCAACAATTCTTCTCTCCTTTTTCGAATAAGCGAACCGACCAGTACGGACCACAAACCTTAGAAAACCGTGCAAGATTTGGAGTAAAAGCTACCCAAGCTATCCAAAAAATGATTGATGCTTGTCACGCTACACATTTCATTCTCGGGTTTAGAGGAACCCCAGAAGAAAGAAGAGGCATGCAAGTGGGGTACACCGTCGATGAATTCAACGATTACTTTGATCGATTACTTGATGTAGCAGATATTCAATACTACGCCAGTGCTTCTTGGGGGCACGACATTTACTTAGATAAGGCAAGAGGCGGAAAATATAAAGGAGAATACGTCAACCGTATTGTCAAAGATCATCTTAATGGTCGAGTTCCTCTGATCGCAACCGGCGGCATTAACACCCCTGATAAGGCCCTAGAAGCTCTACAAAATGCAGATATGGTGGGATTATCTTCTGTATTTGTAATGGAACCAGACTTTGTTGACAAACTAGAACGTGGGGAAGAAGATCAGCTCGACCTTTCTTACCGTTCGGAACGGCTAAAAGACTTAGCAATTCCTGAAAAAGCCTTTAAAGATTTAGTCGAATTTATGGATTACGGTGGGTCCCTCCCTAAAGAAACTAGAAATGACCTTCGTCAGCTTTCCCCTCAAAATTCTATAAGTTACTTTAAAGACTATCATTAA
- a CDS encoding MsnO8 family LLM class oxidoreductase: MIDYSVLDYAIIDEGETAQQALGHTIEMAQLAEELGYKRFWIAEHHNLPAFASASPEIIMGEVLNKTQHIKVGSGGVMVVHYSPYKVAEIFKTLAAYHPGRVDLGLGNNQGTAVVHKALDTKDKTSYEEKLADVYDYLTDKLTEEGSPSKEKTCSAILHCNPKITEVPEMWVLSNSVKRAKITAELGLGYVYGIFPQAQEKALEIGRQAAEAYRKYFKPSKALPEPHVIFAAFVAIDDEEQRAKELTKILDLWLMGKDQFSYYKHFPTLKETRQTTISAKEAVVISQNKHRMITGTKEEVKEQLQKWCQGMQVDEVLLMPLMPGVEQRKKSLKLLAECCQEIQL; encoded by the coding sequence ATGATAGATTATAGTGTGTTAGATTATGCGATTATTGATGAAGGAGAAACGGCTCAACAAGCCTTAGGGCATACGATTGAAATGGCCCAATTAGCAGAGGAGTTAGGCTATAAGAGATTTTGGATAGCAGAGCACCACAATTTACCCGCTTTCGCTTCGGCCAGTCCAGAAATTATTATGGGGGAAGTGCTGAATAAGACCCAGCATATTAAAGTCGGGTCAGGAGGCGTGATGGTTGTTCATTATAGTCCCTATAAAGTAGCAGAAATTTTTAAAACGTTAGCGGCTTATCACCCAGGACGAGTTGATTTAGGCTTGGGCAATAATCAAGGAACTGCGGTAGTTCATAAGGCTTTGGATACCAAAGATAAAACTTCTTATGAAGAAAAGTTAGCAGATGTTTATGACTATCTAACGGATAAGTTAACTGAAGAAGGCTCACCAAGTAAAGAAAAGACCTGTTCAGCTATTTTACACTGTAATCCCAAAATTACAGAGGTTCCGGAAATGTGGGTACTCTCTAATTCTGTGAAACGAGCTAAAATTACGGCAGAGTTAGGCTTAGGGTATGTCTATGGGATTTTCCCTCAAGCTCAAGAAAAAGCCTTAGAGATTGGCCGCCAAGCAGCAGAGGCCTATCGAAAATATTTTAAACCTTCAAAAGCTCTGCCAGAACCACATGTCATTTTTGCGGCTTTTGTTGCGATTGATGATGAAGAACAAAGGGCTAAAGAATTAACTAAGATTTTGGATTTGTGGTTAATGGGAAAAGATCAGTTTTCTTATTATAAACATTTCCCAACGCTTAAAGAAACTCGACAAACCACGATCAGCGCAAAGGAAGCAGTTGTTATTTCTCAGAACAAACATCGGATGATAACTGGGACTAAAGAAGAAGTAAAAGAGCAGCTTCAAAAATGGTGTCAAGGGATGCAGGTGGATGAAGTGCTCTTAATGCCTTTAATGCCCGGAGTTGAACAAAGAAAGAAAAGCCTGAAACTTTTGGCAGAATGTTGTCAAGAAATTCAGTTATAA
- a CDS encoding glycine cleavage system protein H — protein sequence MIKRGNYLFVEKEGDTYTLSMTPELQDDIGTVGFVEFAAEDSLQKDAPILNLEASKTVMEIQSPISGKVVERNKAVEDKPALLNSEKAEENWIVRLTDVNEADFDALEEA from the coding sequence ATGATAAAACGTGGGAATTACCTATTTGTTGAAAAGGAAGGCGATACTTACACACTTTCTATGACACCAGAGTTACAAGATGATATCGGAACTGTGGGTTTTGTGGAATTTGCAGCTGAAGATTCTCTTCAAAAAGATGCTCCTATTTTGAACCTTGAAGCCTCCAAAACTGTTATGGAAATTCAATCCCCTATCTCAGGAAAAGTGGTTGAACGTAATAAAGCCGTAGAAGATAAGCCAGCACTTTTGAATTCTGAAAAAGCTGAAGAAAATTGGATTGTTCGTTTAACAGATGTTAACGAAGCAGATTTTGACGCATTAGAAGAAGCTTAA
- a CDS encoding protein-ADP-ribose hydrolase, with translation MEEKAKTLLKEMIRYLLEEKGEEVSFQEDGLLDQWRGLINQRPASAIDPVYLQLEDQFLPIWNQAGRVKVPLSKISLKKENLYLFKGDITNLEVDAIVNAANSKLLGCFIPNHQCIDNWIQTRAGVRMRLELADQMAKQGHAEAIGKVKWTLGYHLPAQKVFHTVGPHVDKLPVSGLRQDLLKKCYLSCLEEADKQRIKTIAFPCLSTGEFHFPKDLAGQIAYRTVRDYLEKNQSSLRVIFNVFTSKDEEIYHRLLEDHVK, from the coding sequence ATGGAAGAAAAAGCTAAAACGCTACTTAAAGAAATGATTAGGTATCTCTTAGAAGAAAAGGGCGAAGAAGTTTCTTTTCAAGAAGACGGTTTATTGGATCAATGGCGGGGGTTAATCAATCAAAGACCCGCTTCTGCTATTGATCCAGTTTATCTTCAATTAGAAGATCAATTCTTGCCGATATGGAACCAAGCGGGAAGAGTGAAGGTCCCTTTAAGTAAGATCTCTTTAAAAAAAGAAAATTTGTATCTTTTTAAAGGAGATATCACTAATTTAGAGGTCGATGCGATTGTCAATGCCGCTAATTCGAAATTATTAGGCTGCTTCATTCCTAATCACCAGTGTATTGATAATTGGATTCAAACACGAGCAGGCGTACGCATGCGTTTGGAGTTAGCTGATCAGATGGCGAAACAGGGTCATGCAGAAGCCATCGGTAAAGTGAAATGGACGTTAGGCTATCATTTGCCCGCTCAAAAAGTTTTTCATACGGTAGGCCCTCACGTGGATAAGCTTCCTGTGAGTGGATTAAGGCAAGACCTCCTAAAGAAATGTTATTTATCTTGTTTAGAAGAAGCAGATAAACAAAGGATAAAGACAATAGCCTTTCCTTGTTTGTCTACAGGAGAATTTCATTTTCCTAAAGACTTAGCTGGACAAATTGCTTACCGGACTGTGAGAGATTATCTCGAAAAAAATCAATCTTCTCTTCGAGTCATATTCAATGTCTTTACATCAAAAGATGAAGAAATTTATCATCGCTTATTAGAAGATCACGTGAAATAG
- a CDS encoding SIR2 family NAD-dependent protein deacylase translates to MEEPSLWRAMQLSADKEADFLRTALEEAEAIVVGIGAGMSAADGFTYIGSRFEKAFPDFIKKYHLLDMLQAFLYDYPTWEEYWAFASRFAIMNGIEQEAGKSYQHLNQFLQGKNYYVITTNADNSFPKAGFSEDKVHYYQGKYVLMQCSKHCHPKTYRKDDLLYQMRDQQKDMKIPSELVPRCPVCSEPLEVNKRTAENGMVEDADWHRHQADYEAFIQANKGKKILYLEIGVGNTTPQFIREPFQEWTAENPKALYVMMNQKPYHIPKDIRSQSRRLKENLADVIQAL, encoded by the coding sequence ATGGAAGAACCATCTCTTTGGCGTGCTATGCAATTATCGGCTGATAAGGAAGCTGATTTTTTACGAACGGCTTTAGAAGAAGCCGAAGCGATTGTAGTTGGTATTGGCGCAGGAATGTCTGCAGCTGATGGATTTACCTATATTGGATCGCGCTTTGAAAAAGCTTTTCCTGACTTTATTAAAAAATATCATCTCTTGGACATGCTGCAGGCTTTTTTATATGATTATCCTACCTGGGAAGAATACTGGGCATTTGCGAGTCGCTTTGCTATTATGAACGGTATTGAGCAAGAAGCTGGTAAGTCTTATCAACACCTGAATCAATTTTTGCAAGGGAAAAATTATTATGTGATCACCACAAATGCAGATAATTCTTTTCCGAAGGCAGGTTTCTCAGAAGATAAAGTTCATTACTATCAAGGCAAATATGTGTTGATGCAATGTAGCAAGCACTGTCATCCAAAGACTTATCGAAAGGATGACCTACTTTATCAAATGCGCGATCAACAAAAAGACATGAAGATCCCTAGTGAACTCGTGCCTCGTTGTCCGGTGTGTTCTGAACCTTTAGAAGTAAATAAACGAACTGCTGAAAATGGTATGGTAGAAGATGCAGACTGGCATCGTCATCAAGCAGATTATGAGGCGTTCATTCAAGCCAATAAAGGTAAGAAAATCCTTTACTTAGAAATTGGGGTAGGGAATACGACCCCTCAATTTATACGGGAACCTTTCCAAGAATGGACAGCAGAAAATCCAAAAGCCCTATATGTGATGATGAATCAGAAACCTTACCATATTCCAAAGGATATTCGCTCCCAGAGTCGTCGATTAAAAGAGAATTTAGCGGATGTGATTCAAGCCTTGTAA